One Clarias gariepinus isolate MV-2021 ecotype Netherlands chromosome 18, CGAR_prim_01v2, whole genome shotgun sequence genomic window carries:
- the smcr8b gene encoding guanine nucleotide exchange protein smcr8b: MIGSPDLLAFTTDTDFLEESTESHGLPSDLSDPLYQHADGTSPWSKPSAVSFTKDFILISEFSEQVGPQPILTVPDQTTACGSFDLNQFALRIMSVDYQTTFASPAGSVHPKLSFVEDSKVVLGDSREGAYAYVHHLTLYDLEARGFVRPFCLAYVSSEEEKIMQCFRQLSAEFSKASEWLKTGNRKNFANEVDKKLSDLEYTRLILLREMNRDRLGRLKVGEINGTEAEMEKNNSRNGELLLNTKEEELKEKQSLSFMEVDPNNSARGFYKRRNEAECDSVVVSNQNKNNRSEKDQVVEQPNNETKEGQSATIKWANKADELARVEKAIQEHRSLLKQITSYPNRKLRDPEFLPYEPDDTFHSLESDLDPGTLYFRSPESVDECSDYLRDPSHIPQLVSPSACRQFDKCLKNLDELCDTYFMQQAREQLRSIEKSFRGDNSSFVSKQRTQNLLRHLKSTNFLFEEPCDLEADTGQQISRQHPRLALLQSDPVSLDSYTSCVEMVPIRLELQRNGPDSVPTSPSDELPLTPNFPNEGNCKNEEVPVPMKDSISSGESIEVLGTEKFFKPQSTLDTTEIIQQKPTSILFEGRKRRVVTRRENSEDSIEVLSTTDSIIPDDLRASYPSAICEETPEHEEEQNDCVNSSEDVLVPCKDKPQSSPSSPSTPTTVINPPDPHMTLDLCTFAGLPLSEPGSLQDRPFLFPPDDYSDCTSFRSLGSTSSTVSLDLYRDKSAPGSWRKRGRSGRAAVNFLRQFSFAVHAVYSLLSGRTLVVLGSEERVVRRLVTALTMYTPHLGRSRGNIQPWISSPLQITDLLTWKLVGYNRSAFPPCPSMPPCLARFSRYLSVLDVDQKTLRCPAYKGSLICPLVEARIQSMHGTAYFLYAQSLISQLVSRAFLITFSSKVRHEHVHNDDLKILRYLSELIMEHVTGTSQTVLRFSYTASTVFKH, encoded by the exons atgattGGATCTCCAGACCTGCTGGCTTTCACGACAGACACAGATTTCCTGGAGGAATCCACAGAGTCACACGGACTTCCATCCGATCTCTCAGATCCTCTGTACCAGCACGCGGACGGCACCTCTCCGTGGTCGAAGCCCTCTGCCGTTAGCTTCACTAAGGATTTCATTCTCATATCGGAGTTCTCCGAGCAAGTGGGTCCCCAGCCCATCTTAACCGTCCCGGACCAAACTACGGCGTGCGGATCGTTCGATCTGAACCAGTTTGCGCTCAGGATAATGTCCGTTGACTACCAGACGACGTTCGCGAGCCCCGCCGGGAGCGTGCATCCTAAACTGAGCTTCGTGGAAGACTCTAAAGTGGTGCTGGGGGATTCTCGAGAAGGCGCGTACGCTTACGTGCACCACTTAACGCTGTACGACCTTGAGGCTCGCGGCTTCGTCCGGCCATTCTGCCTGGCCTACGTGTCCTCCGAGGAGGAAAAAATCATGCAGTGTTTCAGACAACTCTCAGCGGAGTTCTCCAAAGCGTCAGAGTGGCTGAAAACCGGGAACAGGAAGAACTTTGCTAACGAGGTGGACAAAAAGCTTTCAGACTTGGAGTATACTAGATTAATACTGCTGAGGGAGATGAACAGAGACAGGTTGGGTAGATTAAAAGTTGGCGAGATTAACGGAACAGAAGCGGAAATGGAAAAGAACAATAGCAGGAACGGTGAACTGCTGCTGAACACGAAAGAAGAGGAATTGAAAGAGAAACAAAGCTTGTCGTTTATGGAAGTTGACCCGAACAACAGTGCAAGAGGTTTTTATAAAAGGAGAAATGAAGCAGAATGTGACTCGGTTGTTGTGagcaatcaaaataaaaataacagatcAGAAAAAGATCAAGTGGTTGAGCAGCCTAATAATGAAACCAAAGAAGGTCAAAGTGCAACTATCAAGTGGGCTAATAAAGCGGACGAGCTGGCTCGTGTGGAAAAAGCCATCCAGGAACACAGAAgtcttttaaaacaaatcacTTCCTACCCAAACAGGAAGCTTAGAGACCCAGAGTTTTTACCGTACGAGCCAGACGACACCTTTCATTCTCTGGAGTCTGACCTAGACCCCGGCACGCTGTACTTCCGGAGCCCAGAGTCAGTGGATGAATGCAGCGATTACTTACGTGATCCTTCACACATTCCGCAACTGGTAAGTCCGAGTGCGTGTCGACAGTTTGACAAGTGTCTGAAGAATCTGGATGAGCTGTGCGACACGTACTTCATGCAGCAAGCAAGGGAACAGCTTCGCTCCATCGAGAAGAGTTTCCGTGGCGACAATAGCTCCTTCGTCTCCAAGCAACGGACTCAGAATTTGCTTCGTCACCTCAAATCCACCAACTTCCTTTTTGAAGAGCCATGTGATCTCGAGGCAGATACAGGTCAGCAGATATCCAGACAACACCCTCGGCTAGCACTGCTACAGAGTGACCCCGTAAGTCTGGACTCTTACACGTCATGCGTGGAAATGGTCCCGATCCGGCTTGAGCTCCAAAGAAATGGACCTGACTCGGTTCCGACCTCACCAAGCGATGAATTGCCTTTGACACCAAACTTCCCAAATGAAGGGAACTGCAAGAATGAGGAGGTTCCTGTACCGATGAAGGACAGCATAAGCAGTGGAGAGAGTATCGAGGTGCTAGGAACGGAGAAGTTCTTTAAACCTCAAAGCACTCTTGATACCACGGAAATCATTCAGCAGAAACCGACATCTATCCTTTTTGAAGGGCGGAAAAGGAGAGTGGTCACCCGACGGGAGAACAGCGAGGACAGCATTGAGGTGCTAAGCACTACAGATTCTATTATCCCGGACGATTTGAGGGCGTCGTACCCTTCAGCTATCTGTGAGGAGACTCCGGAGCACGAAGAGGAACAGAATGACTGCGTGAACAGCTCTGAAGATGTTTTGGTTCCATGCAAAGACAAACCCCAGAGCTCCCCTAGCTCCCCCAGCACCCCTACAACAGTCATAAACCCACCAGATCCCCACATGACCCTGGACTTGTGTACTTTTGCTGGACTTCCTCTAAGTGAGCCGGGTTCTCTCCAGGACAGGCCGTTCCTGTTCCCACCAGATGATTACTCAGACTGCACTAGTTTTCGAAGCCTTGGCTCCACGAGCTCTACAGTGTCTCTCGACCTTTACAGGGATAAAAGTGCACCCGGGAGTTGGAGAAAGAGAGGCAGGTCAGGACGTGCTGCTGTGAATTTCCTACGCCAGTTTTCGTTTGCCGTGCACGCCGTGTACAGCCTGCTGAGTGGCCGGACTTTGGTGGTCCTGGGCAGTGAGGAAAGAGTGGTTAGACGCCTGGTCACCGCGCTGACCATGTACACTCCTCATCTGGGGAGAAGCCGAGGAAACATCCAGCCCTGGATATCAAGTCCTTTGCAGATTACTGACCTGCTGACCTGGAAACTCGTCGGCTATAACAG atcGGCATTTCCTCCATGTCCCAGTATGCCACCTTGTCTTGCTCGCTTCAGCCGCTACCTCAGCGTACTAGACGTGGACCAGAAGACCTTACGCTGCCCGGCGTATAAAGGATCTCTGATTTGTCCGTTGGTAGAGGCGAGGATTCAGAGCATGCATGGCACCGCCTACTTTCTGTACGCGCAGAGTTTAATCAGCCAGCTCGTTTCTAGAGCGTTCCTTATCACATTCTCTTCAAAGGTCAGGCACGAACACGTCCATAACGACGATCTGAAGATCCTCCGGTACCTTTCAGAGCTGATTATGGAACATGTGACGGGAACCTCGCAGACAGTCCTGCGATTCAGCTACACCGCGAGCACGGTGTTCAAACACTGA
- the zgc:112980 gene encoding uncharacterized protein zgc:112980, with amino-acid sequence MDPNIEVIVLSDDDDEDADGDHTGALDNSSVLIVEENDERKDVPVANEILDEDVTITFSRKASVLPHARFDCSAPFSFTDSNTSAPESNNAAYCEQCYCYICDHLASQCMFWNVPGFCHCNAHKRSIFWKSFRDKRIMGYLHELRFTFNPADMDSDLRRAETSLQEFARSLALKCGAFLAKAGDPTRIVCACLCHGNAAASESVMGCSKCYVEHQKHFLYEYTPVMKHVRTFLNDAMKETPKSAAVMLLGAVRLFITHFEPGTAHAPAISHVALELFWRAMSAVQILLVDADFPASFVKHLQDFFGILPLPPDFRKFRNCLNVLPWDDHLLSAVLKGQNITGVRQVKGRRSETLHEAMVVVRTRVVKLQQQSRFRELARYLKVVKSDRSEKLQIMMDWIPLYLCKVGDYTGATNALLNPTYGSSCPASKLSPTQFCAYLRIFISGQAPQGLPSPPQVEFSTYSQTLTTLQSDPLMSNTWTPVEGGSNLPKRIEVLKFALRVLNCNNAVFAHAESWIKLLKFANLSSSSAPSGSCFPEPDYNFLIRTRDMATGILTELNRTSRIQIPKSFQNGYPDQALLLLATQAFAWRLLHSRLKPTLAVILTFKLNPWVMRWLFSSLMVQPQTLQDLLRVILDELVDRQCKSILGVQDPAEHFFIASFLCLFFLEPSVCLGPNTSYITQLLSQWNEFEHPWQYHLRRMLEVRESSLSAEKQQILLQMSQWVLLQ; translated from the exons ATGGATCCAAACATTGAGGTGATAGtgctgagtgatgatgatgatgaagatgcgGATGGTGACCACACGGGGGCGCTCGACAACTCCTCCGTTTTAATCGTGGAAGAAAACGACGAGAGGAAAg ATGTCCCTGTAGCGAATGAGATCCTGGATGAGGACGTGACCATCACTTTCTCTCGGAAGGCCAGCGTTCTGCCTCACGCCAGGTTCGACTGCAGCGCCCCCTTCAG CTTTACAGACTCGAACACCTCGGCGCCAGAGAGCAACAACGCAGCGTACTGTGAGCAGTGCTACTGTTACATCTGTGACCATCTGGCCTCGCAG TGCATGTTCTGGAACGTTCCTGGGTTCTGTCACTGTAACGCTCACAAACGCAGCATTTTCTGGAAATCCTTCCGTGACAAGAGGATCATGGGATACCTGCACGAGCTGAGGTTCACCTTTAACCCCGCGGACATGGACTCGGACCTCCGGCGAGCCG AAACGTCCCTGCAGGAGTTTGCACGTAGCTTGGCGCTGAAGTGCGGCGCGTTCCTGGCGAAGGCGGGCGACCCGACCCGGATCGTCTGCGCGTGCCTGTGTCACGGCAACGCGGCGGCCAGTGAGAGTGTGATGGGCTGTTCCAAGTGTTACGTGGAGCATCAGAAACACTTTCTGTACGA gtacACTCCTGTGATGAAGCACGTGCGCACGTTTCTCAACGACGCCATGAAGGAGACGCCAAAGAGCGCCGCCGTCATGCTGCTGGGCGCGGTCAGGCTTTTCATCACACACTTTGAGCCTGG aactgCACACGCTCCTGCGATTTCACACGTGGCACTGGAACTGTTTTGGAG agcgaTGTCGGCGGTGCAGATTCTGTTAGTCGACGCAGACTTTCCCGCCTCCTTCGTCAAGCACCTGCAGGACTTTTTCGGGATTCTTCCCCTTCCTCCTGACTTCAGGAAGTTCAGAAACTG cCTGAACGTGCTTCCCTGGGACGATCATCTACTCTCGGCGGTCCTGAAGGGTCAGAACATCACTGGGGTCAGGCAGGTCAAAGGTCGGCGTTCAGAGACACTGCATGAAGCGATGGTGGTGGTCAGAACCCGGGTTGTCAAACTTCAGCAGCAGAGCAG GTTTCGTGAACTGGCTCGATACCTTAAAGTGGTGAAAAGTGACCGCTCTGAAAA GCTGCAGATAATGATGGACTGGATTCCATTGTATTTGTGCAAG gttggcGATTATACCGGCGCAACCAACGCTTTGCTCAACCCCACGTACGGATCCTCGTGCCCCGCCTCTAAACTCAGTCCCACCCAGTTCTGTGCCTATCTTAGAATATTCATATCTGGCCAGGCCCCCCAAGGGTTACCGTCGCCACCGCAGGTCGAGTTCAGTACTTATTCTCAAACCCTTACTACGCTCCAGTCAGACCCTCTTATGAGTAACACATGGACTCCTGTTGAAG gaggaTCGAACTTGCCGAAGAGGATCGAGGTGCTGAAGTTTGCTCTCCGAGTCCTGAACTGTAATAACGCAGTATTTGCACAT GCCGAAAGCTGGATTAAATTGCTAAAATTCGCCAACTTGTCGTCCTCATCCGCTCCATCCGGCTCGTGTTTCCCAGAACCCGACTACAACTTCCTGATC aGGACCAGGGACATGGCAACGGGAATCCTCACCGAGCTCAATCGCACCTCGCGCATCCAGATACCGAAGAGCTTTCAGAAT GGATATCCGGACCAGGCGTTACTGCTCTTGGCCACTCAGGCGTTCGCGTGGCGTCTTCTGCACTCACGACTCAAACCCACCCTCGCGGTCATCCTGACCTTCAAA ttaaaCCCCTGGGTGATGCGCTGGCTGTTCAGCAGTCTCATGGTGCAGCCACAAACACTTCAGGATTTACTCCGTGTGATCCTGGACGAGCTCGTGGACAGACAGTGTAAATCCATCTTAGG AGTTCAGGACCCGGCTGAGCATTTCTTCATCGCTAGTTTCCTGTGTTTGTTCTTCCTGGAGCCCAGCGTGTGTCTCGGTCCCAACACGTCGTACATCACACAGCTGCTGTCTCAGTGGAACGA GTTCGAGCACCCATGGCAGTATCACCTCAGACGAATGCTGGAAGTCCGC gAGTCGAGCCTGAGTGCGGAGAAACAGCAAATTCTCCTGCAGATGAGTCAGTGGGTTCTGCTACAAtaa